In the bacterium genome, CCGGACGGCGAGAGCAGTTCAAGACCATCCGTCAACAGGGAGGCCTTAGCGGATTCCCCAAACCGTCCGAAAGCCTCTACGACGCCTTCGGCGTCGGCCATGCCAGCACCGCCATTTCCGCCGCCTACGGAATGGTGGCGGCGCGCGATCTGGCGGGTGAAAAATATCATGTGATCGCTGTGGTGGGGGATGGAGCGCTCACCGGCGGACTGGCGTATGAAGGTCTCAACAATGCGGGCGCTTCGGGTAAAAATTTTATCGTGATCCTCAACGACAACAGCATGTCGATCTCGCCGAACGTCGGCGCCATGGCTCACTATCTGACCAACCTCATTTCCAATCCCATGTACAACCGGATCAAGAGTGAGATCTGGGACTTTACCGGCCGTTTCGATAAAATGGGGCCGCGCATACGCCGCGCGGCCAAGAGCATGGAAGCGACTCTCAAGGGATTCGTCGTTCCCGGCGTCCTATTCGAACGGATGGGATTCCGCTATTTCGGCCCGATCGACGGGCATAACATTTCCGCTCTGATCAATGTACTCAGTGAAATGAAACGCTTTAACGGCCCTCTGCTGTTGCACGTTCTGACCAAGAAAGGACGGGGGTATATGCCGGCGGAGAACAACGCGCCGGTTTTTCATGGCCTCGGCAAATTCGATATCGAAACCGGTCTGGCGATCAAATCCTCGCCCATACCCACTTGGACTGAGGTGTTCGGCAAAACCCTGTGCCAGCTAGCAGAGCAGAATGACAAGATTGTCGCAATCACTGCAGCCATGGCTTTGGGCACTGGGTTGACGAAATTCGCCGAGCAATTTCCGGAGCGGTTCTTTGACGTCGGTATCGCGGAGGGGCATGCCGTCACTTTTGCCGCCGGAATGGCCCAGCAGGGATACCGTCCGGTGGTTGCCATCTATTCCAGTTTTTTGCAGCGTGGGTATGATCAGGTTATCCACGATGTGGCGTTGCAGCG is a window encoding:
- a CDS encoding 1-deoxy-D-xylulose-5-phosphate synthase, translating into MDPILPNVNSPADLKKLSVPELVRLAHEIREYIVDTLSKTGGHLAPSLGVVELTLVLHKLFDSPVDRIVWDVGHQSYAHKIITGRREQFKTIRQQGGLSGFPKPSESLYDAFGVGHASTAISAAYGMVAARDLAGEKYHVIAVVGDGALTGGLAYEGLNNAGASGKNFIVILNDNSMSISPNVGAMAHYLTNLISNPMYNRIKSEIWDFTGRFDKMGPRIRRAAKSMEATLKGFVVPGVLFERMGFRYFGPIDGHNISALINVLSEMKRFNGPLLLHVLTKKGRGYMPAENNAPVFHGLGKFDIETGLAIKSSPIPTWTEVFGKTLCQLAEQNDKIVAITAAMALGTGLTKFAEQFPERFFDVGIAEGHAVTFAAGMAQQGYRPVVAIYSSFLQRGYDQVIHDVALQRLPVVFAIDRAGLVGDDGPTHHGVFDLAYLRSIPNLVVMSPKDEEELRHMVFTALRYHEGPVAIRYPRGHAMGVRLSDSLTALTIGESEVIQSGEQVALLAVGPMLRRALSAADLIHQQLGYNPEVINVRFTKPVDKKMLDRLGETFQLIITLEEGTLKGGFGSEVLEYFADEKHHTPEVIRCGLPDAFISQGDREQLLDDVGLSPEAICQAVARSVSLGSHRRTTKIKDLFRMHRRKKIA